In Salinigranum rubrum, one genomic interval encodes:
- a CDS encoding CapA family protein: MTYDVALSGDSLLNRRISVIDEPDFRSIIELFQNADIGYTHLETSIYDYDDDEMFPVAEAGGTWQRAPPFVAEELKWAGFDIVSHASNHALDGAYGGLYSTWEALDEIGIPYAGTGMDLGEARAPAYLDTEVGRVGLVSMATSFQRWARAGEARSDFRGRPGVNPLRYNYEVGPEELEEVKKLGEKMGWWITNLENSWLLHPPGLHNTLFEFIERDEPGMEMVPNEDDREGNLRSIRDASRQSDLAMAHLHIHEWKPEEDPSVSPDWVPEFARDSVDAGADIVIVQGSHAPFRGIEAYDDSIIFYDLGDFFLMSNTVEKLPADYYTRWRRGLEVHRKDATPSEGYDARPESWGVVHPPGGYRSHSPVLGNIVPVCEMSDDGDVLRVELHPALMGEKALEGPVKTAGLPMRATGQKAQKIVEHIDALSQPYDTEVTHEDGVGVITFE, from the coding sequence ATGACCTACGACGTGGCACTTTCTGGGGACTCGTTGCTGAATCGCCGTATCTCGGTCATCGATGAACCTGACTTCCGCTCTATCATCGAGCTCTTCCAGAACGCCGACATCGGTTATACGCATCTGGAAACGTCGATATACGACTACGACGACGATGAGATGTTCCCGGTCGCTGAGGCTGGTGGCACCTGGCAGCGCGCACCCCCGTTCGTCGCAGAGGAACTGAAGTGGGCAGGATTCGACATCGTCTCTCACGCGTCTAATCACGCGCTTGACGGCGCGTACGGCGGTCTGTACAGCACATGGGAGGCGCTGGACGAAATCGGGATCCCGTATGCCGGGACGGGAATGGATCTCGGAGAGGCACGAGCACCGGCGTACCTCGACACCGAAGTCGGTCGCGTCGGCCTCGTCTCTATGGCAACGTCCTTCCAGCGCTGGGCGCGCGCCGGCGAAGCTCGAAGTGATTTCCGGGGACGGCCGGGCGTCAACCCGCTCCGATACAACTACGAAGTCGGCCCGGAGGAACTGGAAGAAGTCAAGAAATTGGGGGAGAAAATGGGTTGGTGGATCACCAACCTCGAAAACTCGTGGCTGCTCCACCCGCCGGGGCTGCATAACACGCTGTTCGAGTTCATCGAGCGGGACGAACCTGGGATGGAGATGGTCCCCAACGAGGACGACAGAGAAGGTAACCTCCGCTCGATCCGCGACGCTAGTCGGCAATCCGACTTGGCGATGGCCCACCTCCACATCCACGAGTGGAAGCCAGAGGAAGACCCGAGCGTTTCGCCGGACTGGGTTCCGGAGTTCGCCCGCGATTCCGTTGATGCCGGTGCCGATATCGTGATTGTTCAGGGTAGTCACGCACCGTTCCGAGGCATCGAAGCCTACGACGACAGTATCATCTTCTACGACCTCGGTGACTTCTTCTTGATGAGCAACACGGTTGAGAAGCTTCCTGCGGACTACTACACCCGCTGGCGACGTGGCCTCGAGGTTCACCGAAAAGATGCCACGCCCTCCGAAGGCTACGACGCTCGACCAGAATCGTGGGGTGTCGTCCATCCGCCGGGCGGCTACCGTTCGCACTCGCCGGTACTCGGGAACATCGTGCCGGTCTGTGAGATGAGCGACGACGGTGACGTGCTGCGAGTCGAGCTTCACCCGGCACTCATGGGCGAGAAGGCACTCGAGGGACCCGTGAAGACGGCTGGACTCCCGATGCGTGCGACCGGCCAAAAGGCCCAGAAGATCGTAGAGCATATCGACGCCCTCTCACAGCCCTACGACACCGAGGTGACTCACGAGGACGGCGTCGGCGTAATCACCTTCGAGTAG